One Engystomops pustulosus chromosome 7, aEngPut4.maternal, whole genome shotgun sequence DNA window includes the following coding sequences:
- the RNASEH2C gene encoding ribonuclease H2 subunit C: protein MYTSSTAMTEGKPHTVARLELGALSSASQEALHLLPCQIQRQGPARVREYFSPAMRDTPAGKEVSFRGRILRGQEVTAPAGYMGIVLKEDHRPCSEEEDRCLNVRSTFQSFTQWNLETPASADDVLVQSLAWPKIASAIHAPVE from the exons ATGTACACATCCTCCACGGCTATGACGGAAGGGAAGCCTCATACTGTTGCCCGCCTGGAGCTGGGGGCTCTGAGCTCGGCCTCTCAGGAAGCTTTGCACCTCTTACCGTGCCAGATACAGCGGCAGGGGCCGGCCAGGGTGCGCGAGTACTTCAGCCCTGCCATGAGAGACACGCCGGCGG GAAAAGAAGTTTCCTTCAGGGGCCGCATTCTCAGGGGGCAAGAGGTCACGGCCCCGGCTGGATACATGGGCATCGTCCTGAAAGAAGACCACAGGCCCTGCTCAGAGGAAGAG GACCGTTGTTTAAATGTCAGATCCACCTTCCAGTCATTCACACAGTGGAACTTGGAGACCCCAGCGTCTGCAGATGATGTGTTAGTACAGTCTCTGGCATGGCCAAAAATAGCTTCTGCG ATTCATGCACCAGTGGAATAG
- the KAT5 gene encoding histone acetyltransferase KAT5 isoform X3 → MAEAEIVEGCRLPVLRKNQDNEVEWPLAEILSVKDLSAKKLYYVHYIDFNKRLDEWVTYDRLDLKKIQFPKKEAKTPTKNGLSGSRPSSPEREVVSGQLFHLQQDGFSSTVCKQEVPLTALTASRDLETLPAAALAISRITQTSGNSRKIPELILPPVAAPAGGGKSLPVPQKRKVEVVSPATPVPPAPETTQASVFPQNGAARRPAAPAVPPGRKRKSNCLSADEDSQDSSDGIPTAPRMTGSLVSDRSHDDIITRMKNIECIELGRHRLKPWYFSPYPQELTVLPVLYLCEFCLKYVKSLKCLQRHLTKCNLRHPPGNEIYRKGTISFFEIDGRKNKNYSQNLCLLAKCFLDHKTLYYDTDPFLFYIMTEYDSKGFHIVGYFSKEKESTEDYNVACILTLPPYQRRGYGKLLIEFSYELSKVEGKTGTPEKPLSDLGLLSYRSYWSQTILEILMDLKTETGERPQITINEISEITSIKKEDVISTLQYLNLINYYKGQYILTLSEDIVEGHERAMLKRILRIDSKCLHFTPKDWSKRGKW, encoded by the exons gcaGAGATTGTAGAAGGTTGCCGACTACCCGTCCTCCGCAAGAACCAAGACAATGAAGTGGAATGGC CTCTCGCAGAAATCCTGAGCGTCAAAGATCTGTCTGCAAAGAAACTTTACTATGTTCACTATATAGATT TCAATAAACGATTGGATGAGTGGGTCACCTATGACCGCTTGGACTTAAAAAAGATTCAATTTCCGAAAAAGGAAGCCAAGACTCCGACCAAGAATGGACTGTCTGGATCAAGACCCAGTTCACCAGAGAGAGAAGTGGTGAGTGGCCAGCTCTTCCATCTACAACAG gatggattttcatctACTGTCTGTAAGCAAGAAGTTCCCCTGACTGCActgacggcaagcagagatcttgaaacg TTACCGGCGGCTGCCCTGGCAATCTCACGTATAACCCAGACGAGTGGCAACAGT AGGAAGATTCCTGAGCTCATTCTACCTCCAGTTGCAGCCCCTGCGGGAGGAGGAAAATCTCTCCCTGTTCCA CAGAAGCGGAAGGTAGAAGTTGTGTCACCAGCAACACCAGTTCCACCAGCACCTGAGACCACTCAGGCTTCTGTATTTCCACAG AATGGAGCCGCTCGCAGACCAGCTGCACCCGCTGTACCTCCAGGACGCAAGCGAAAATCAAACTGCCTAAGTGCAGATGAG GATTCTCAGGACAGCTCTGATGGAATTCCTACTGCACCTCGAATGACTGGTAGCTTGGTGTCTGATCGCAGCCACGATGACATTATTACTCGTATGAAAAACATAGAGTGCATTGAACTGGGCCGTCATCGACTCAAGCCTTGGTACTTCTCTCCATACCCACAAGAGCTGACTGTATTACCTGTACTCTATCTGTGTGAATTCTGCCTTAAGTATGTCAAGAGTCTTAAATGTCTACAGAGACACCTG ACTAAATGTAACTTGCGACATCCCCCAGGCAATGAAATCTATAGAAAAGGAACCATCTCTTTCTTTGAAATCGATGGACGCAAGAATAAG aATTACTCTCAGAATCTCTGCCTTTTGGCAAAATGCTTTCTGGACCACAAGACACTATACTATGACACGGATCCTTTCCTCTTTTACATCATGACGGAGTACGACTCTAAGGGCTTTCACATTGTTGGCTACTTTTCAAAG GAGAAGGAGTCAACAGAGGATTACAATGTTGCTTGTATCCTGACTCTACCACCTTATCAGAGAAGAGGATACGGCAAACTTCTTATTGAATTCA GTTATGAATTGTCTAAAGTGGAGGGGAAGACTGGCACTCCAGAGAAGCCGCTGTCAGATTTGGGTCTCCTCTCCTACCGAAGTTATTGGTCTCAGACAATTTTGGAGATTCTGATGGATCTGAAAACAGAAACTGGAGAGAGGCCACAGATAACCATTAA TGAAATCAGTGAGATCACCAGTATTAAAAAGGAAGATGTCATCTCTACATTGCAGTATCTAAATCTCATCAACTACTACAAG GGGCAGTATATCCTGACGCTCTCAGAAGACATTGTTGAAGGTCATGAAAGAGCCATGTTGAAAAGGATTTTGAGGATAGATTCAAAGTGTCTGCACTTCACTCCAAAAGACTGGAGCAAAAGAGGGAAGTGGTAG
- the KAT5 gene encoding histone acetyltransferase KAT5 isoform X2, which translates to MAEAEIVEGCRLPVLRKNQDNEVEWPLAEILSVKDLSAKKLYYVHYIDFNKRLDEWVTYDRLDLKKIQFPKKEAKTPTKNGLSGSRPSSPEREVDGFSSTVCKQEVPLTALTASRDLETLPAAALAISRITQTSGNSRKIPELILPPVAAPAGGGKSLPVPKRKVEVVSPATPVPPAPETTQASVFPQNGAARRPAAPAVPPGRKRKSNCLSADEDSQDSSDGIPTAPRMTGSLVSDRSHDDIITRMKNIECIELGRHRLKPWYFSPYPQELTVLPVLYLCEFCLKYVKSLKCLQRHLTKCNLRHPPGNEIYRKGTISFFEIDGRKNKNYSQNLCLLAKCFLDHKTLYYDTDPFLFYIMTEYDSKGFHIVGYFSKEKESTEDYNVACILTLPPYQRRGYGKLLIEFSYELSKVEGKTGTPEKPLSDLGLLSYRSYWSQTILEILMDLKTETGERPQITINEISEITSIKKEDVISTLQYLNLINYYKGQYILTLSEDIVEGHERAMLKRILRIDSKCLHFTPKDWSKRGKW; encoded by the exons gcaGAGATTGTAGAAGGTTGCCGACTACCCGTCCTCCGCAAGAACCAAGACAATGAAGTGGAATGGC CTCTCGCAGAAATCCTGAGCGTCAAAGATCTGTCTGCAAAGAAACTTTACTATGTTCACTATATAGATT TCAATAAACGATTGGATGAGTGGGTCACCTATGACCGCTTGGACTTAAAAAAGATTCAATTTCCGAAAAAGGAAGCCAAGACTCCGACCAAGAATGGACTGTCTGGATCAAGACCCAGTTCACCAGAGAGAGAAGTG gatggattttcatctACTGTCTGTAAGCAAGAAGTTCCCCTGACTGCActgacggcaagcagagatcttgaaacg TTACCGGCGGCTGCCCTGGCAATCTCACGTATAACCCAGACGAGTGGCAACAGT AGGAAGATTCCTGAGCTCATTCTACCTCCAGTTGCAGCCCCTGCGGGAGGAGGAAAATCTCTCCCTGTTCCA AAGCGGAAGGTAGAAGTTGTGTCACCAGCAACACCAGTTCCACCAGCACCTGAGACCACTCAGGCTTCTGTATTTCCACAG AATGGAGCCGCTCGCAGACCAGCTGCACCCGCTGTACCTCCAGGACGCAAGCGAAAATCAAACTGCCTAAGTGCAGATGAG GATTCTCAGGACAGCTCTGATGGAATTCCTACTGCACCTCGAATGACTGGTAGCTTGGTGTCTGATCGCAGCCACGATGACATTATTACTCGTATGAAAAACATAGAGTGCATTGAACTGGGCCGTCATCGACTCAAGCCTTGGTACTTCTCTCCATACCCACAAGAGCTGACTGTATTACCTGTACTCTATCTGTGTGAATTCTGCCTTAAGTATGTCAAGAGTCTTAAATGTCTACAGAGACACCTG ACTAAATGTAACTTGCGACATCCCCCAGGCAATGAAATCTATAGAAAAGGAACCATCTCTTTCTTTGAAATCGATGGACGCAAGAATAAG aATTACTCTCAGAATCTCTGCCTTTTGGCAAAATGCTTTCTGGACCACAAGACACTATACTATGACACGGATCCTTTCCTCTTTTACATCATGACGGAGTACGACTCTAAGGGCTTTCACATTGTTGGCTACTTTTCAAAG GAGAAGGAGTCAACAGAGGATTACAATGTTGCTTGTATCCTGACTCTACCACCTTATCAGAGAAGAGGATACGGCAAACTTCTTATTGAATTCA GTTATGAATTGTCTAAAGTGGAGGGGAAGACTGGCACTCCAGAGAAGCCGCTGTCAGATTTGGGTCTCCTCTCCTACCGAAGTTATTGGTCTCAGACAATTTTGGAGATTCTGATGGATCTGAAAACAGAAACTGGAGAGAGGCCACAGATAACCATTAA TGAAATCAGTGAGATCACCAGTATTAAAAAGGAAGATGTCATCTCTACATTGCAGTATCTAAATCTCATCAACTACTACAAG GGGCAGTATATCCTGACGCTCTCAGAAGACATTGTTGAAGGTCATGAAAGAGCCATGTTGAAAAGGATTTTGAGGATAGATTCAAAGTGTCTGCACTTCACTCCAAAAGACTGGAGCAAAAGAGGGAAGTGGTAG
- the KAT5 gene encoding histone acetyltransferase KAT5 isoform X1 codes for MAEAEIVEGCRLPVLRKNQDNEVEWPLAEILSVKDLSAKKLYYVHYIDFNKRLDEWVTYDRLDLKKIQFPKKEAKTPTKNGLSGSRPSSPEREVDGFSSTVCKQEVPLTALTASRDLETLPAAALAISRITQTSGNSRKIPELILPPVAAPAGGGKSLPVPQKRKVEVVSPATPVPPAPETTQASVFPQNGAARRPAAPAVPPGRKRKSNCLSADEDSQDSSDGIPTAPRMTGSLVSDRSHDDIITRMKNIECIELGRHRLKPWYFSPYPQELTVLPVLYLCEFCLKYVKSLKCLQRHLTKCNLRHPPGNEIYRKGTISFFEIDGRKNKNYSQNLCLLAKCFLDHKTLYYDTDPFLFYIMTEYDSKGFHIVGYFSKEKESTEDYNVACILTLPPYQRRGYGKLLIEFSYELSKVEGKTGTPEKPLSDLGLLSYRSYWSQTILEILMDLKTETGERPQITINEISEITSIKKEDVISTLQYLNLINYYKGQYILTLSEDIVEGHERAMLKRILRIDSKCLHFTPKDWSKRGKW; via the exons gcaGAGATTGTAGAAGGTTGCCGACTACCCGTCCTCCGCAAGAACCAAGACAATGAAGTGGAATGGC CTCTCGCAGAAATCCTGAGCGTCAAAGATCTGTCTGCAAAGAAACTTTACTATGTTCACTATATAGATT TCAATAAACGATTGGATGAGTGGGTCACCTATGACCGCTTGGACTTAAAAAAGATTCAATTTCCGAAAAAGGAAGCCAAGACTCCGACCAAGAATGGACTGTCTGGATCAAGACCCAGTTCACCAGAGAGAGAAGTG gatggattttcatctACTGTCTGTAAGCAAGAAGTTCCCCTGACTGCActgacggcaagcagagatcttgaaacg TTACCGGCGGCTGCCCTGGCAATCTCACGTATAACCCAGACGAGTGGCAACAGT AGGAAGATTCCTGAGCTCATTCTACCTCCAGTTGCAGCCCCTGCGGGAGGAGGAAAATCTCTCCCTGTTCCA CAGAAGCGGAAGGTAGAAGTTGTGTCACCAGCAACACCAGTTCCACCAGCACCTGAGACCACTCAGGCTTCTGTATTTCCACAG AATGGAGCCGCTCGCAGACCAGCTGCACCCGCTGTACCTCCAGGACGCAAGCGAAAATCAAACTGCCTAAGTGCAGATGAG GATTCTCAGGACAGCTCTGATGGAATTCCTACTGCACCTCGAATGACTGGTAGCTTGGTGTCTGATCGCAGCCACGATGACATTATTACTCGTATGAAAAACATAGAGTGCATTGAACTGGGCCGTCATCGACTCAAGCCTTGGTACTTCTCTCCATACCCACAAGAGCTGACTGTATTACCTGTACTCTATCTGTGTGAATTCTGCCTTAAGTATGTCAAGAGTCTTAAATGTCTACAGAGACACCTG ACTAAATGTAACTTGCGACATCCCCCAGGCAATGAAATCTATAGAAAAGGAACCATCTCTTTCTTTGAAATCGATGGACGCAAGAATAAG aATTACTCTCAGAATCTCTGCCTTTTGGCAAAATGCTTTCTGGACCACAAGACACTATACTATGACACGGATCCTTTCCTCTTTTACATCATGACGGAGTACGACTCTAAGGGCTTTCACATTGTTGGCTACTTTTCAAAG GAGAAGGAGTCAACAGAGGATTACAATGTTGCTTGTATCCTGACTCTACCACCTTATCAGAGAAGAGGATACGGCAAACTTCTTATTGAATTCA GTTATGAATTGTCTAAAGTGGAGGGGAAGACTGGCACTCCAGAGAAGCCGCTGTCAGATTTGGGTCTCCTCTCCTACCGAAGTTATTGGTCTCAGACAATTTTGGAGATTCTGATGGATCTGAAAACAGAAACTGGAGAGAGGCCACAGATAACCATTAA TGAAATCAGTGAGATCACCAGTATTAAAAAGGAAGATGTCATCTCTACATTGCAGTATCTAAATCTCATCAACTACTACAAG GGGCAGTATATCCTGACGCTCTCAGAAGACATTGTTGAAGGTCATGAAAGAGCCATGTTGAAAAGGATTTTGAGGATAGATTCAAAGTGTCTGCACTTCACTCCAAAAGACTGGAGCAAAAGAGGGAAGTGGTAG